The Dehalobacter sp. DCM sequence CGTGGCCGTAGAGCTTTTCGAGCGGGAAGGTAAGGGTGACCGACTTGTCAGTGTGAGTTGTTTCCAGCATGTCAAAGGTCAGGTCAATCACGGGATAGACCGTCACCGTTTTGCTTAAGACCGTTTCTTTTCCTCTGGCGTTTTTCGCCGTTGCCGTGAGGGTGTATTTCCCTTCCTCTTTAAACTGGATTGTGCCGCCCTCAAGTCCCAGGCTGCCGGTGACGGCGTTGGCCAGCGCCACCGGCTGCTCAGAGCCGTCCACTGCCGATTTCGTCATTGTCCAGGTGAAGCTCTGCATATATTTCCACACGGGCATCACCTTAATCTCAGTATCGGTGTGTGCGGTTTCGGGCAGGTCAAACCGCACCTGCGCATCCGGGACGTAATAGGAACCGCCGCCTGAACCACCGCCCGGCGTGGGTGTCGGCGTCGGGGTCGGAGACGGGGTTGGTGTCGGCTTTTCCTTATCCGGGTCGGTAGGCATCGGGGTCGGTGTCGGCGTAGTGGTATCGGTTGCCGGGGTTGTTGGGGATGGTGTCGGTGTGGATGGTTTTGGATCGGCCTTGTCGATCATATCATCAGCCTCTCCCTTGGTAACGGGATCGTTGGGATGGATCTTGTCGTCATCAGTGTCCCCTATGATTCCGTCCTCCTTTCCGACGATGACATAGCCCTTGTCATCGTCCGCGATATCCGACTGGTCATCGTAGCCGCTGTGTCCCTGGGTATTTTTCGCTTCCTCGTCCTGGCCCTTGGCCCGCACCATCATTTTAATGATCTCGGCGCGGGTGATGGGCTCGTCGGGCTTGAAGCCGTCCGGGTAATCGGCAGGGTCAATGATGCCGGCGTCAACAAGGGCCTCGATGTACTTCTCCGCCCAATGTCCGTCGATGTCGGAAAAGCTGGGCGTGTCTTTTTCCGATCCGGCGGTGTCCAGCTTCAGTTCCTTTGCCAGCTCCGCGGCGAATTCCCCGCGGGTGATGATGTCGTTCTGCCCTATGAACAGTTCAGGATGCAGGCGATAGGCAATATATAAGCCGCTGGTCACCAGCAGCACCGCCAGAAGAAATACCGCGAGGATACATTTCCTTTTGTCTTTCAGGTTCATAAATTTTTCATACCTCTCTTCCTTTTAAATTTGACTGTGAAAAAACCGGAATCATATTCTCGATTCCGGCTTTAAGTCCTTAATATTTTCATAGCTTCAGCTCCATGCCTCCCGGCTCCTGCCCATCGCGGTGTACATCCAGTATCTCCTGCGTCGGGTAGATGACCTTTCCCTCCACCATTTCAAAGACGCAAAAGTCATCGCGGTCACAGATCATGATCCTGTGCTGGTAGTCCTTCTGCATTTCGATGTAATCCTGTACCTCCTTGGGGCTGCACAGCCATACGCCGGAGGTGTAGCGGCCGTCCGGCAGGTAGCAGTAGCCGCTGAACTGCGGCTCGTTGCCCTTTAAATCCAGCGCGCCGATGGGCCGGATTTGAGAGAGCTGGAGGCGGGCCTTCTCGGAGAGGGCTTCCGGTTTTGCGATGCCGAAGATGTCGCTCCGGTTCCAGCGAACATGTTCGCCATCCGCAAGAGAGACAGTGAAAATGGAACGGCCAATGGGATAGGGATTGCTGCCGTTGCCTCCAGTGCAGAAATAGAGCTGCCGTTCCGCAATTTTGTATTCCTCCGGCAGTGCGGAGGAGTGAAGAACGATCACTTTTCCCGCGATGGACATGTCATAACCGACCTGCCGGCAGTCCTCCTGTGTTAATAGGGTTTTATCACTCATGGCGTTGCCCCTTTCTCTGATCAACGAGTTCCAGGAGCTTTGCGGCAATGGAAATCTGCTTTTCCTCCGGCATCTCCCGGATGGCGGCATGGACATAAGCTTCCACTGCCTCCGGCGACATGTCGCCCACCTCAATGAGATCGACCTTCTTTACGCTGACGGTTCCCTGGCTGACGCCGACCTTGACGATATCGCCGTAGTCCATGCCAGTTGCGGCGCGGAGCTCCTTGGGGATGAGGACGCGGCCTTTGCCGTCCATAATCTTGTATATAGGCTTTGCTTTCATACGAAATAGCCCTCCTTTTTCATGACCTCCCGAACGGTTTCGGGGTGGATACCGAAGGATTGAAACAGGTTTTTGAGACCATCCGGCAGGCGGTTCAGGATATCCGATTCCTTGATGATGATGGCGCCGGGAACGCAGGTGACGTCCAGATCGCTGTCGATGGGAATGCCTGCGGCGTTCAAAAGCTCATGAGGAAGCGCGAAGTCATCCTCCGGCTCACCGTCCTTCTGTTCTGTATCCTCATCCTCGTCACAGTCCGGAGCGAATGCAAAGGTTACCGGGGTATCTGGCGAGACGACCATCACCGGGCAGGGAAGCAGTCCTTCCTCTGAAATCGCCAGAGTCACGGTCATCTCTGAGTCTGGCTGGATAGCCGCAGCGTTGATGAATTCCATGGGCAACGACAGGCGGCCTTCCTTGTCTACGCAAATACGTTTTTCAATCAGTTTCATAATGGTTTTCCTCCTAAATTTGATTTTTGAATGGTTATTCCATGCCATAAAAACCGGCAAGGTCGAAGAGACCCAGCTGGGTCGGCATATCCCGCAGCCGTTCACCGGTGTCGTAGTTGGAGATCAGGACTTCGGCATACTCGCTGCCGTTGTCATAACGCTGGGCCAGATTGTTCAGGCGACTCACTGCCTCGATCCGGAAGTCCTGATACAGCTCCCGTATGAATTCACAGTCGTTGTAGCTGACCAGCCACTTGCCCTGACAACCTGCCAGCGTATCCCGCAGGCGGTAGTGATCCTCCTTGAGAAATTCCACCGCATAGTGACCTTCTGTCAAATAGTACGGCGGGTCGCAGTAGATAAAGGCGTTCTCCCTGTCGTATTGCTTGATTAAATCCTCGAAGTCCTTATTCTCGATGACGGTATCCTTTAATCTTCGGCTGCCCTGCCAGAGCAGATGAAAGGTCTTACGGATATCGAAGGGCTGGCAGCCGTAGCTGGTACAGCCGCTTCCGTAACTGTAGCGTATGAGCTTAAAGAAGGCAGCGGCGCGTTTGATGTCATTCATCTGTGCCTTCTCAATGAGGATGGTTTTGATTTCCTCGAACTGGATCGGAGTCAGCTGCCGCTGGGCCAGCTCCAGTTCCTTCTGCATAAATTCGCTAGTGAATTCCTCCTTCTCCAGATATCGTTTTAGGACCATAAACTCGTCGCGGCCGTTTAATGGAAGGAATCCCAGTTCCGTCAGGAACGCCATCGGCTGGTCGCGGACACAGCGGAACATATTCGTCAGGTCGGAATTATAATCGTTGTACACCTCCATGACCGTGCCTAGGGGACGGCCAAACAGCACCCAGCCTCCGCCGCCGAAGACTTCGACATACCGCCCGTATTCCTTGGGCATCCTTTGGTAAATGAGATCCCGCAATGCTTTCTTGCCGCCCACCCAGCTGATGATGCTGTTCATCGCATCACCTGCCTTTCTTTTTGCCGTGCATCCGATCCAGGTCGGTCTTTAAACAGGAACCGTCAGGACTCCAGCAGATAAAGCCGACGCCGGGATAAGGACAGCCCTCGCAGCGGGAAGGCTCCTTCGGGGAAGGTATCGTAAACTTCGGAGGTCCGGTGATCTCCGCGACTGTTTTTTCTTCTGTTTTTAAATCATGATTCATAGCTTCAGCTCCTTCCTCGGAAAACAAAAAAGGCGCTGCCTTTTTTGTAAAGACAGCGCCATTCTGTTCCGATATGTAGTTGGCCGGTCAACCCATCTGTTGGCCGGTTTGCTTGATGGAAAAGTCCAGGGTCATTTCCTGGTTGTTGCGGCGGATGATGCCATAGGGAGTAGTGATGGCTTTTGCTTCCTGCATCCATTTGGAATCGCAGCGTGAAAAGTGGAGCAGCTTCAAGTCGGGATCGCTTTCCGGAATGTGATAGCGTAGGAGGAATTCCTGCCTTGCATATTCTTCTGGTGAGGATAGGTCAGGATTAAAATCATAGCAGTCCAGGTTTCTGGTCAAGTCCAACGCCTGGTCGATGTCCGAGCAATCGCTGATTTCCAGGGCAGCTTTGAATTTCGGAAGCTCTCCGGCGTTCTCCAGTTCTCGGATACGTTCGGCAAGGAGATTCATTTTATCAATGTCCTCACTGAAAGAGAACGCCTGCTCCAGCATCGGAATGGGACTGGAGCAATGGGTAAACACACATTCCTCCAGTGATACCGCACCCAGCTGCTCCAGTGCCGCGAGGATTTTCTTATCTCCAGCCGGCAGGAGAAGCGGCACAGTCTTATCCGGTTCCTTATCTTCCATATTAAAATCCGCCTCGGCTAGCTGGAGTTTGAAAATATATGGTGCTTCCTCCGGCAGATCGGGAAGGTGAGCGCCGTCATAGATTTGGTTCATAACACCGGAGCCATGCACTACATAATAGCCATTCTTGAATATACCGCCTTCCGCTTTCCGCTGTTCACAGCCTATTTTCTCATAGTCCAGCAGCTCCAGCAGTTCCTTCTGATACTCCGGCGGTATATGATTGATCGCATCGATAAAATCGTTGTCCACATAGAATTTTCCGAGCTCCCGATCATTGTTCACGGGAACCACATGGACATCTTCCAGACTATAAGTTAGATTAATGAGTGCTTTCATGTCCGGCTGTTCATCGCCCATCGCCACACACCCGTTGA is a genomic window containing:
- a CDS encoding DNA adenine methylase, giving the protein MNSIISWVGGKKALRDLIYQRMPKEYGRYVEVFGGGGWVLFGRPLGTVMEVYNDYNSDLTNMFRCVRDQPMAFLTELGFLPLNGRDEFMVLKRYLEKEEFTSEFMQKELELAQRQLTPIQFEEIKTILIEKAQMNDIKRAAAFFKLIRYSYGSGCTSYGCQPFDIRKTFHLLWQGSRRLKDTVIENKDFEDLIKQYDRENAFIYCDPPYYLTEGHYAVEFLKEDHYRLRDTLAGCQGKWLVSYNDCEFIRELYQDFRIEAVSRLNNLAQRYDNGSEYAEVLISNYDTGERLRDMPTQLGLFDLAGFYGME
- a CDS encoding antirestriction protein ArdA; this encodes MQKEKVMIVTLMRSDLYDALGYVGSYLNLPASRDEIQDAMDRARIRDGLPYQIVECFNMQGEELNFIQEKPSLDELNFLAHRISDLPTHDLLAFNGCVAMGDEQPDMKALINLTYSLEDVHVVPVNNDRELGKFYVDNDFIDAINHIPPEYQKELLELLDYEKIGCEQRKAEGGIFKNGYYVVHGSGVMNQIYDGAHLPDLPEEAPYIFKLQLAEADFNMEDKEPDKTVPLLLPAGDKKILAALEQLGAVSLEECVFTHCSSPIPMLEQAFSFSEDIDKMNLLAERIRELENAGELPKFKAALEISDCSDIDQALDLTRNLDCYDFNPDLSSPEEYARQEFLLRYHIPESDPDLKLLHFSRCDSKWMQEAKAITTPYGIIRRNNQEMTLDFSIKQTGQQMG